One part of the Saprospiraceae bacterium genome encodes these proteins:
- a CDS encoding SDR family oxidoreductase, producing MSRGKVLITGAAGFIGSHLADRFINEGFQVIGMDNLITGNLANIDHLFKLKEFEFYHHDVSRFVHVPGKLDYILHFASPASPIDYLKMPIQTLKVGSLGTHNLLGLAKDKRSRLLIASTSEVYGDPLVHPQTEDYWGNVNPIGPRGVYDEAKRFQEAITMAYHRYHQLETRIVRIFNTYGPRMRVEDGRVLPAFFSQAIKGEDLSIFGDGSQTRSFCYVDDLVDGIFRLLFSDYVNPVNLGNPQEITVKDFAEEILKLVPNTKSKISYHPLPVDDPKQRRPDITIAKKILQWEPKIDRKEGLAMTYEYFKKIVI from the coding sequence ATGTCTAGAGGAAAAGTTTTAATCACCGGTGCTGCCGGTTTTATCGGTTCGCATTTAGCCGACCGTTTTATAAATGAAGGATTTCAAGTAATTGGAATGGATAATTTAATTACCGGAAATCTTGCAAATATTGATCATTTATTTAAGCTCAAAGAATTTGAGTTTTATCATCATGATGTAAGTCGTTTTGTACATGTCCCAGGGAAGCTAGATTATATCTTGCATTTTGCTTCTCCGGCTTCCCCTATTGATTATTTGAAGATGCCTATCCAAACTTTAAAAGTGGGCTCATTAGGCACGCATAATTTATTAGGATTAGCAAAGGATAAAAGATCGAGACTTTTGATTGCCTCTACATCAGAAGTATATGGAGACCCACTCGTGCATCCTCAAACGGAAGATTACTGGGGAAATGTAAATCCAATTGGTCCGCGCGGTGTATATGATGAAGCCAAACGTTTTCAAGAAGCGATCACGATGGCATATCACCGATATCATCAGTTAGAAACACGGATCGTCCGTATTTTTAATACCTACGGTCCGAGAATGAGAGTGGAAGATGGTCGGGTACTACCTGCATTTTTTAGTCAAGCAATTAAGGGTGAAGATTTAAGTATTTTTGGCGATGGCAGTCAGACTCGTTCTTTTTGCTATGTGGATGATTTAGTGGATGGCATTTTCCGATTATTATTTAGCGATTATGTAAATCCTGTAAATCTTGGTAACCCTCAAGAAATAACAGTTAAAGATTTTGCAGAGGAAATTTTAAAGCTTGTTCCCAATACAAAATCTAAAATTTCTTATCATCCTTTACCTGTTGATGATCCAAAACAAAGGAGGCCGGATATCACAATTGCAAAAAAAATATTGCAATGGGAACCTAAGATAGACCGTAAAGAAGGTCTTGCAATGACCTACGAATATTTCAAAAAGATAGTTATTTGA
- a CDS encoding GIY-YIG nuclease family protein yields MIVSVYILLSLKDGSRYVGMSQNAERRLEEHNSGKNRYTKGHLPWKIIYIEEVESWEAGRVREKYFKTSAGRIYLDRKLKGNHN; encoded by the coding sequence ATGATTGTAAGTGTGTACATTTTGCTTAGTTTAAAAGATGGATCAAGGTATGTCGGGATGAGCCAGAATGCAGAAAGGCGATTAGAAGAGCATAATAGTGGAAAAAATCGATATACAAAAGGTCATTTGCCATGGAAAATAATATATATTGAAGAGGTTGAATCATGGGAAGCAGGAAGAGTACGAGAAAAATATTTTAAGACGAGCGCGGGTCGAATATATTTGGATAGGAAGTTAAAAGGGAACCATAATTAA
- a CDS encoding gliding motility-associated C-terminal domain-containing protein, with protein MKIRIAVIIFSLQLFTFVIYSQGTSKLWMFGENAGIDFKNVPALPISTGIIFTSEGGTTVTDSFGNLLFLVSNNTVYNKNKIAMPNGSGLICNGGSSAQAPLVIQNPASASQFYIFQTADEMNPQFKGNLRYSLVDLCLDNGFGDVISTMKNIQIPGNYSERITAIPLKNGSEYWILCSEHFVNTIHCFKLDGNGIDITPVTSKFGDIYSAQVGFIVANHRKDQIAYSSSLDVNNGIWIMDFDTLSGKASNLNQIELFKHLYGIAFSPNDKSLYYSYFYGNSGVYQYDLANKINTPLIDKLGNYLYGQIVEGPDKIIYIAKPNAKQIAAIIKPDSPGVACNFIDNYLNLNAGSLCNLSLQNTALFFRNKTIENRSDLLGSDTVLCSPFNLKLFVNYPQVIWSDGTVKQDIIITKPGTYWVKVEECNSIKIDTIHIKEASTATTLMMTVCDSTSINGIRYIQSGIYTQILTNTNHCDSILTIQLNVLKNSNSKLEMNACDSAIINGTIYTQSGFYKQTLKNSNQCDSILNIELRLLKSNASSIAINSCDSTKINGVSYTQSGNYLQTLTNVDHCDSMLQINLKILKSSSSTLFRSGCDSIIINSIKYLQSGEYKQYLLNMNGCDSLIQIELAITKSTLNTLKAGNDTSICQGERIVLQGSYNGISNLSWESKYGYFENPNQLITTYYSNSIGDDIVYLHSKDDCNYYTDSLTIHIIPKLNIELHQDTLFAQCNEFIFSATGASKYIWTPNAFIECLDTLCQKVKIITTVPIHFTISSLDPCVEPAFLNIAGLQLNNDLFVPNVFSPNGDQINDLFLPTFKCDQVEFYKLQIFDRFGNLVFETLNKDNGWNGKFQSQNMNPGVFAYHIQYQIKGSKRKLKAGDVTLVR; from the coding sequence TTGAAAATTCGCATTGCAGTTATCATTTTTTCACTTCAATTATTTACATTCGTTATTTACTCACAAGGAACTTCAAAATTATGGATGTTTGGAGAAAATGCAGGAATCGATTTTAAAAATGTGCCAGCATTACCTATTAGTACGGGCATTATATTTACTTCGGAAGGTGGGACTACAGTCACAGATTCTTTTGGAAATTTATTATTCTTAGTTTCAAATAATACGGTTTACAATAAAAATAAAATTGCCATGCCAAATGGTAGTGGATTGATTTGCAATGGAGGATCAAGTGCGCAAGCGCCTTTGGTAATTCAAAATCCTGCTTCTGCAAGTCAATTTTACATTTTTCAAACTGCCGATGAAATGAATCCACAATTTAAAGGAAACCTGCGTTATTCCTTGGTCGATTTGTGTCTTGATAATGGTTTTGGTGATGTTATTTCTACCATGAAGAATATCCAAATTCCGGGCAATTATTCTGAAAGAATCACTGCGATCCCATTAAAAAACGGTTCAGAATATTGGATCCTTTGTTCAGAACATTTTGTAAATACCATACACTGCTTTAAACTCGATGGAAATGGCATAGATATTACACCGGTCACAAGCAAATTTGGTGATATTTATTCTGCCCAGGTTGGCTTTATTGTTGCTAATCATAGAAAAGACCAAATTGCTTATTCTTCATCCTTAGATGTGAATAATGGTATCTGGATTATGGATTTTGACACGCTATCTGGAAAAGCCAGTAATCTAAATCAAATTGAATTATTCAAACATTTATATGGCATCGCCTTTTCACCGAATGACAAAAGCTTATATTACTCATATTTTTATGGGAATTCCGGCGTTTATCAATATGATCTTGCAAACAAAATTAATACTCCACTAATTGACAAACTTGGGAATTACTTATATGGGCAGATTGTAGAAGGACCAGATAAAATAATTTATATAGCCAAACCAAATGCAAAACAAATTGCTGCTATAATTAAACCCGACTCGCCTGGAGTCGCATGTAATTTTATTGACAATTACCTGAATTTAAATGCTGGTTCTTTATGCAATTTGAGCTTACAAAATACAGCCTTGTTTTTTAGAAATAAAACAATCGAAAATAGATCGGATTTGCTTGGAAGCGATACAGTTCTTTGTTCGCCATTTAACTTAAAACTCTTTGTAAATTATCCGCAGGTGATCTGGTCTGATGGGACGGTAAAACAAGATATAATAATTACGAAGCCAGGAACTTACTGGGTGAAAGTTGAAGAATGTAATAGTATTAAAATAGATACGATTCATATTAAAGAGGCAAGTACTGCAACTACCTTAATGATGACTGTGTGTGATTCCACTTCAATTAATGGAATTCGCTACATACAATCCGGCATATATACCCAAATCCTAACAAATACCAACCACTGTGATAGCATCCTTACCATTCAGCTAAACGTTTTGAAAAATAGTAATTCAAAACTTGAAATGAATGCTTGCGATTCTGCTATAATAAATGGAACCATTTATACCCAATCTGGATTTTATAAACAAACATTAAAAAATTCAAATCAATGTGATAGCATTCTAAATATTGAGCTAAGACTATTAAAAAGCAATGCTTCATCGATTGCAATAAATAGCTGTGATTCTACAAAAATAAATGGTGTTTCTTATACTCAATCTGGTAACTATTTACAAACACTTACGAATGTGGATCATTGTGATAGTATGCTCCAAATTAATCTTAAAATATTAAAAAGTTCAAGTTCAACACTTTTCCGTTCGGGATGTGATAGCATCATTATTAATTCAATTAAATATTTACAGAGTGGCGAATACAAACAATATTTATTAAATATGAATGGTTGTGATAGTTTGATTCAAATTGAACTAGCCATCACAAAAAGTACCCTTAATACATTGAAGGCAGGCAATGATACCAGCATTTGTCAAGGTGAACGTATTGTATTACAGGGTAGTTATAATGGGATTTCAAATCTTTCGTGGGAATCAAAATATGGCTATTTCGAAAATCCAAATCAACTCATTACAACATATTATTCTAACAGCATTGGAGATGACATTGTGTATTTGCATTCAAAAGACGATTGTAATTATTACACAGACAGTTTAACCATCCATATAATCCCTAAATTAAATATAGAGTTGCATCAGGATACTTTATTCGCCCAATGCAATGAGTTTATATTTTCAGCTACAGGCGCATCAAAATATATCTGGACACCGAATGCTTTTATTGAATGTCTGGACACACTGTGTCAAAAAGTTAAAATAATTACTACCGTTCCAATCCATTTTACAATTAGCTCATTGGACCCTTGTGTTGAGCCTGCTTTTCTAAATATAGCTGGATTGCAATTAAACAATGACCTTTTTGTGCCGAATGTTTTTTCACCTAATGGAGATCAAATCAATGATCTATTTCTTCCAACTTTCAAATGCGATCAAGTTGAATTTTATAAATTACAAATTTTTGATCGATTTGGAAATTTAGTTTTTGAAACGCTGAACAAAGACAATGGCTGGAATGGAAAATTTCAATCTCAAAATATGAATCCAGGAGTTTTCGCATATCACATTCAATATCAGATAAAAGGTTCTAAAAGAAAATTAAAAGCGGGTGATGTAACACTCGTCAGATAG
- a CDS encoding phosphoglycerate kinase, which yields MENWNLQNKKVILRVDFNVPIKNGIIQDDTRILKSVPTIQFLMDKGACVIILSHLGRPLKELNQDGSIDKTKFSLEPIADKLGEILNKKVLFATDCAEVDSLKKIAQLNSGEILLLENTRFYKQEEKGDPEWAKLLSTLGEYYINDAFGSAHREHCSTATIARYFDAAHKAFGFLMKAEVENGARVLKNPARPMTAIIGGAKVSDKIELISSLIDLCDTILIGGGMAYTFLSAQGFSIGTSLCESEKKDLALELITKARKKNMQLLLPTDSVIGKEFNNNTEIEITTDAFIKKDFMGLDIGPKTRRLYMDVIEKSKTIIWNGPLGVFEMDNFATGTREIAFAVAAATKNGAFSLIGGGDSVAAINKYELEDQVSFVSTGGGAMLEMLEGKILPGVAAINENA from the coding sequence ATGGAAAATTGGAATCTTCAAAATAAAAAAGTAATACTTCGTGTCGATTTCAACGTCCCTATAAAAAATGGAATCATACAAGATGATACCAGAATTTTAAAATCAGTCCCAACAATCCAATTTCTAATGGATAAAGGCGCTTGTGTAATCATCCTTTCACATTTAGGAAGGCCTTTGAAAGAATTAAATCAGGATGGAAGTATTGATAAAACTAAATTTTCTTTAGAACCAATTGCAGATAAATTAGGTGAAATTTTAAACAAAAAAGTTCTTTTTGCTACAGATTGTGCCGAAGTAGATAGTTTAAAAAAAATAGCCCAGTTAAATTCAGGTGAAATTCTATTATTAGAAAATACCCGTTTTTACAAACAAGAAGAAAAAGGAGATCCTGAATGGGCAAAATTATTATCTACCCTGGGCGAATACTATATAAACGATGCATTTGGCTCAGCACACCGCGAACATTGCAGTACCGCTACGATTGCTCGGTATTTTGATGCAGCGCATAAAGCTTTTGGATTTCTAATGAAAGCTGAAGTTGAAAATGGTGCCAGGGTTTTAAAAAATCCTGCAAGACCAATGACTGCTATCATCGGGGGAGCTAAAGTTTCTGATAAAATTGAATTGATCTCCAGTTTAATCGATTTATGTGACACCATATTAATAGGTGGTGGGATGGCCTATACATTCCTTTCTGCTCAAGGATTTTCCATTGGAACCTCTTTATGCGAATCTGAAAAAAAAGATTTAGCTCTTGAGCTGATTACAAAAGCAAGAAAAAAGAATATGCAACTTTTATTGCCAACAGATTCTGTAATTGGCAAAGAGTTTAATAATAATACGGAAATTGAAATTACCACTGATGCATTCATTAAAAAAGATTTTATGGGACTTGATATTGGTCCTAAAACCAGAAGACTTTATATGGATGTAATTGAGAAATCAAAAACTATCATTTGGAATGGACCCCTGGGCGTTTTTGAAATGGATAATTTCGCCACGGGTACGCGAGAAATTGCTTTTGCAGTGGCCGCAGCTACAAAAAATGGTGCTTTCTCTTTAATTGGAGGTGGAGATTCAGTAGCTGCAATTAATAAATACGAATTGGAAGATCAAGTGAGCTTTGTATCCACAGGTGGTGGCGCAATGCTTGAAATGTTAGAAGGTAAAATCTTACCCGGTGTTGCTGCTATAAATGAGAATGCCTAA
- a CDS encoding SLBB domain-containing protein: MKTYSHFCFAFLMILSFAYPIQLSSQQKLNFENEARTELDRVGITEQELRNHLLEKGIDISNLNNLTAEEAIQMQAEIETAIKEIQVEKKNAKNKIGTPSAIDNRKIGNSTSSKTSRQEMNPLAAKAGGVTNDTSKSIEVGVIEVKDSIAIWGQHIFRNKSLALYRQANDIKPPLSYVLGVADQVTISIWGFSQLNETYEINAEGYITPDRMPRIFLKGVTLGRAKALLNNYFKKFYRFNANQFDVALNYSRTINVNIFGEVYQYGGFTIPAINTAFNALIAAGGPNNLGSVRRIKLIRNGKSSLIDVYKFMQNPGLEKDFYLENNDVIQVPVAEKVVQIEGAVKRPFKYELLESEDLNHLIAYAGGLKENAIIKTIQIERIQNDKKLILDVPYQDIFSKGGDFMLKKGDKILVFSIRTSVEEQIFVTGEVRAEASYQYKPGMKLSELLKRIEFTTESNLEFAFVKRKNPNNTFSFLRTNLESIINGNKSEDLVLKAQDEVIIYKLSVFADKSYVNVQGATRLPGKFDLNPNEDVRVKDIVLLAGGLKTDAFNYAFLFRVKSNNKNDYEIIRIGIRDIMDNQNSDQNIYIKPFDSLVILSQTSFTDLSYVEISGAVKSPGRFAYGLGMSAHDLISLANGFTYYAASNKIDIFRVVIKNNEPTKTIVRTIVFSKNLNEVDVQSDFKLDPYDIVVVRSQPEFQFQQMVTIEGEVKYPGPYALLSPNEKVTDLVQRAGGLTLEAFPQGATLYRTLDSIGFIVMDMAQALKKPNSRFNFILKESDNIFIPKQKDLVRIAGATNAKDLYPEKLFANNNIIAVPYYEGRKAKYYINQYAAGVSSSGDINKITVEHANGKIERTRNYFFFKSYPNVYKGSVINVGYKEVKAEKLKKDRKDVDWAKVVADTIAQATAILSLILLIDRLN, from the coding sequence ATGAAAACATATTCGCATTTCTGTTTTGCATTTTTAATGATACTAAGCTTTGCATACCCAATCCAATTGAGTAGTCAGCAAAAATTGAATTTTGAAAATGAAGCGCGAACCGAATTGGATAGAGTAGGAATTACAGAGCAGGAATTGCGAAACCATTTATTAGAAAAAGGAATTGACATTAGTAATTTAAATAATTTAACGGCGGAGGAGGCAATACAAATGCAAGCTGAAATTGAAACAGCAATTAAAGAAATACAAGTTGAAAAGAAAAATGCCAAAAACAAAATAGGAACTCCATCTGCAATTGACAATCGCAAGATTGGAAATTCAACATCTAGTAAAACAAGCAGACAAGAAATGAATCCATTGGCTGCTAAAGCAGGTGGGGTTACGAATGATACAAGTAAGTCAATAGAAGTTGGCGTTATAGAAGTAAAAGATTCCATTGCAATTTGGGGTCAACATATATTTCGAAATAAAAGTTTGGCTTTATACAGACAGGCAAATGACATTAAACCACCTTTATCCTATGTACTGGGTGTTGCCGATCAAGTTACCATTAGTATCTGGGGATTTAGTCAACTCAATGAAACATATGAGATTAATGCAGAAGGATATATCACTCCGGATCGGATGCCACGTATTTTTTTGAAAGGAGTAACCTTAGGGCGTGCAAAAGCTTTATTAAATAACTATTTTAAAAAATTTTATAGATTTAATGCAAATCAGTTTGATGTTGCACTTAACTATTCCAGAACTATAAATGTAAATATATTTGGTGAAGTGTATCAATACGGTGGTTTTACAATACCGGCTATCAATACCGCTTTTAATGCTTTGATTGCTGCTGGTGGTCCAAATAATCTAGGATCTGTGCGACGTATCAAATTAATCCGGAATGGAAAGTCAAGCTTGATTGATGTTTATAAGTTTATGCAAAATCCAGGTTTGGAAAAGGACTTTTATCTTGAGAATAATGATGTTATTCAAGTGCCGGTTGCCGAAAAAGTAGTGCAAATTGAAGGGGCGGTGAAAAGACCTTTTAAATATGAACTATTAGAATCGGAAGATTTAAATCATTTAATTGCATATGCAGGTGGATTAAAAGAAAATGCGATCATTAAAACAATTCAAATAGAGCGAATCCAAAATGACAAAAAATTAATTTTGGATGTACCTTATCAGGATATTTTTTCTAAGGGCGGAGATTTTATGTTGAAGAAAGGTGATAAAATATTAGTGTTTTCAATTCGGACAAGTGTAGAAGAACAAATATTTGTCACTGGGGAAGTTCGGGCTGAAGCTTCTTATCAATATAAACCCGGAATGAAATTGTCAGAATTGCTAAAGCGAATTGAATTTACAACCGAATCAAATCTTGAATTTGCGTTTGTCAAACGTAAAAATCCAAATAATACATTTTCATTTTTAAGAACAAATCTAGAATCCATTATCAATGGAAATAAATCGGAGGATCTGGTTTTAAAAGCACAAGATGAAGTGATTATTTATAAATTATCGGTATTTGCTGATAAGTCGTATGTCAATGTTCAAGGGGCCACGCGTTTACCGGGCAAGTTTGATTTAAATCCAAATGAAGATGTAAGAGTTAAAGATATAGTTTTACTTGCTGGTGGACTTAAAACAGATGCGTTTAATTATGCATTTTTGTTTCGGGTCAAAAGCAACAATAAGAACGATTATGAAATTATTCGGATCGGTATTCGGGATATCATGGATAATCAGAATTCTGATCAAAATATTTATATTAAACCTTTTGATAGTTTAGTAATTTTATCACAAACAAGTTTTACAGATTTATCGTATGTTGAAATCAGTGGCGCTGTGAAGTCGCCTGGAAGATTTGCATATGGACTTGGAATGTCTGCACATGATTTAATTAGTTTAGCAAATGGATTTACATATTATGCAGCATCTAATAAAATAGATATTTTCAGAGTGGTGATCAAGAATAATGAACCTACTAAAACGATTGTTCGTACGATTGTTTTTTCTAAGAATTTAAACGAAGTAGATGTTCAATCTGATTTTAAGTTAGATCCATATGATATTGTAGTTGTTAGAAGTCAACCAGAGTTTCAATTTCAACAGATGGTTACTATTGAAGGAGAAGTTAAATATCCGGGACCTTATGCATTATTGAGTCCAAATGAGAAGGTAACAGATTTAGTTCAACGCGCCGGGGGCTTAACTTTGGAAGCATTTCCTCAAGGAGCGACATTGTATCGCACGTTGGATAGTATTGGATTTATTGTTATGGATATGGCGCAAGCATTGAAAAAGCCAAATTCGAGATTTAACTTTATTCTTAAAGAAAGTGATAATATTTTTATTCCAAAGCAAAAAGATTTAGTTAGAATTGCTGGAGCTACAAATGCTAAAGACTTATATCCAGAGAAATTATTTGCGAATAATAATATCATTGCCGTTCCGTATTATGAAGGAAGAAAAGCCAAGTATTATATTAATCAATATGCCGCCGGTGTATCCTCCTCTGGAGATATAAATAAAATTACGGTGGAACATGCAAATGGCAAAATTGAACGAACAAGAAATTATTTTTTCTTTAAGTCGTATCCTAATGTTTACAAGGGTTCCGTAATTAATGTAGGATATAAGGAAGTTAAAGCAGAAAAACTAAAGAAGGATCGAAAGGATGTTGATTGGGCTAAGGTAGTTGCAGATACCATTGCACAGGCCACCGCAATATTGTCTTTGATATTACTTATTGATAGACTGAATTAG
- the gap gene encoding type I glyceraldehyde-3-phosphate dehydrogenase, with protein MKRIAINGFGRIGRLTLRQLLKFPELEVVAINDLTDIQTLAHLFKFDSAHRKFNGTVSHNDQSIIINGKEIRALMIKDPLQLPWKDLEIDIVLECTGIYLSHDTAQAHLTAGAKKVILSAPPKDSSIPTFVLGVNDSQLTYDIAIISNASCTTNCLANVIKALHEGFGISFASMNTIHAFTQDQRLQDAPHKDLRRARAASINIVPTTTGAAKSVETVYPPIKGKLIASSYRVPVITGSLIEMICKLDKPVSKEIINAHFKSLANNQLKTILEYSEDALVSTDIIGNPHSAIFDSEMTEINGDFVKVVAWYDNEAGYSARLADMCNKFSSLS; from the coding sequence ATGAAAAGAATAGCAATAAATGGATTTGGTCGAATTGGACGATTGACACTCAGGCAGTTACTTAAATTTCCTGAACTGGAAGTAGTAGCCATTAATGATCTTACCGACATCCAAACATTGGCCCATCTATTCAAATTTGATTCAGCCCATCGAAAATTTAATGGTACTGTTTCCCATAATGACCAATCTATCATAATTAATGGCAAAGAAATAAGGGCTTTGATGATCAAAGATCCTTTGCAACTACCCTGGAAAGATTTAGAAATAGATATTGTATTGGAATGCACAGGTATCTATTTAAGCCATGATACCGCTCAAGCCCACCTTACAGCAGGTGCAAAAAAAGTCATCCTTTCTGCCCCACCTAAAGATTCCTCCATTCCTACTTTTGTTCTTGGAGTTAACGATTCTCAATTAACTTATGATATCGCTATTATTTCAAATGCTTCTTGCACCACAAACTGTCTGGCAAATGTTATCAAAGCACTACATGAAGGTTTTGGAATATCGTTTGCAAGTATGAATACTATCCATGCATTTACCCAAGATCAAAGATTACAAGATGCACCTCACAAAGATTTAAGAAGGGCAAGGGCAGCTTCTATAAATATTGTTCCAACAACTACAGGCGCTGCTAAATCTGTTGAAACTGTATATCCTCCAATAAAAGGAAAATTAATAGCTTCCTCCTATCGGGTCCCTGTGATTACAGGTTCCCTTATAGAAATGATTTGTAAATTGGATAAACCGGTATCAAAAGAAATCATTAACGCTCATTTTAAATCACTAGCGAATAACCAATTAAAAACAATTCTGGAATACTCTGAGGATGCTTTAGTTTCTACAGATATTATAGGAAATCCACATAGTGCTATCTTTGATTCTGAAATGACAGAGATTAATGGGGATTTTGTAAAAGTTGTTGCATGGTATGATAATGAAGCTGGTTATTCAGCCAGACTTGCTGACATGTGTAATAAATTTTCTTCTCTTAGCTAA
- a CDS encoding 3-deoxy-D-manno-octulosonic acid transferase — translation MGIRIAALFRQDARLWVQGRRHWEQSLDIFNSLAENQNRKRIWIHASSLGEFEQGKELIETLRKNHPELILVLSFFSPSGYEKQKNYKQVDYVCYFPSDIASEINSFIQKLNPALVLFIKYDFWFNALHFLIQRKTPFLFISMILRPNHYLLHPLFKPFLLFIKQSRQLFLQNQETYDLLQLRTFKNMQITGDSRLDRVDRISKENTPIPKMELFLNSNPVFIAGSIWESDLDIISKGIEHAILNSWQIILVPHLTDEVHLLQVESRFPTKTIRYSSLVKKTNYPILIMDQVGFLSSLYKYALFAYVGGGFGKGIHNTLEPVSHRILVCFGPNHFKFPEAQEFIKKGIGIVIHKPEDFVSLVDEVHRLSIEIKASIDDYFSKNLGASQKIYQYLIDEQLIR, via the coding sequence TTGGGTATCCGAATAGCCGCTCTGTTCAGGCAAGATGCAAGGCTTTGGGTCCAGGGCCGAAGGCATTGGGAACAATCCCTGGATATATTTAATAGTTTAGCTGAAAATCAAAACCGGAAGCGCATTTGGATTCATGCCTCTTCTTTGGGAGAATTTGAACAGGGAAAGGAATTAATAGAAACCTTACGGAAAAATCATCCTGAACTAATTCTTGTTTTAAGCTTTTTTTCACCATCTGGCTATGAAAAGCAAAAAAATTATAAACAGGTAGATTATGTATGTTATTTTCCATCAGACATTGCTTCAGAAATAAATAGTTTCATTCAAAAACTAAATCCAGCACTCGTACTTTTTATTAAATATGATTTTTGGTTTAATGCACTTCATTTTCTAATTCAAAGAAAAACTCCTTTTCTTTTCATATCTATGATTTTGCGACCAAATCATTATTTATTGCATCCTTTATTCAAACCATTTCTGTTATTTATAAAACAAAGTCGACAATTGTTTTTGCAAAATCAAGAAACCTATGATTTGCTTCAGTTACGTACTTTCAAAAATATGCAGATCACCGGAGATAGTCGTTTGGATCGGGTGGATCGAATTTCTAAAGAGAATACACCTATTCCAAAAATGGAACTTTTTTTAAATTCAAATCCAGTGTTTATTGCGGGCAGTATTTGGGAGTCTGATCTGGACATCATTTCAAAGGGAATTGAGCATGCCATTTTAAATTCCTGGCAAATTATTTTAGTGCCTCATCTTACAGATGAAGTGCATTTATTACAAGTTGAAAGTAGATTTCCAACAAAAACGATTCGCTATTCCTCTTTAGTAAAGAAAACAAACTATCCTATTTTAATAATGGATCAGGTGGGCTTTTTATCTTCCTTATATAAATACGCTCTTTTTGCTTATGTTGGAGGTGGATTTGGAAAAGGAATCCATAATACCTTAGAACCGGTTAGTCATAGAATTCTAGTTTGTTTTGGGCCAAATCATTTTAAATTTCCTGAAGCACAGGAGTTTATTAAAAAAGGCATAGGAATTGTTATTCATAAACCAGAAGATTTCGTTTCTTTAGTTGATGAAGTACACAGACTTTCCATCGAAATAAAGGCTTCGATAGATGATTATTTTTCAAAAAATCTGGGTGCTAGTCAAAAAATATATCAATATTTAATAGATGAACAATTGATAAGGTGA